The Zonotrichia leucophrys gambelii isolate GWCS_2022_RI chromosome 20, RI_Zleu_2.0, whole genome shotgun sequence genome contains a region encoding:
- the OCSTAMP gene encoding osteoclast stimulatory transmembrane protein has protein sequence MESPWASLGHLTATGMRARVYCEDFLFPKVHRTMAELWGIYSKPVPADSRELCTLFLQCSCITAVIGGLFYNWMFASLEYSWHLSVAIAISFSLLLLLTLFLVHPARCVFTMIMPTLGTKQGRKLLFSTCIMIAVVNITPNIISNIKTILQVIQCICKNSSDSLLNSTALLQKVSWEFADAVQEATHPIYKPMNGHVHFSLLQNSSLIYQKMHLAGEKISREFFSVEVLVKDSVRAANRVAAGFLMLYLCFESTWYLKNYLTNLRFDNFYITKKLERLAMDRRAAHLLVGSSKKLIRPTGLKLTREEAVLCLVQAMLVTVALMLMLVLVAMDHFAFSVADTAVRKAAQFSAVPVTLSIKYKAEMRIVPFLYKLFWRPPEALLLRDFDKTYHHQLIFSSAQCRISPPGPPSPSVLLVVGLLFCILYGSALLEPLARRLCRAIAASFFQGREDERVLHLYGKLARRHSREQSPAKGAWGSQGDGCVAGTTAQASAAGSRVLFSRVWEVFGAWEKILKKNQQSLKKSQP, from the exons ATGGAGAGTCCTTGGGCAAGTCTGGGGCACCTCACTGCCACTGG GATGAGAGCCCGTGTTTACTGTGAAGACTTTCTGTTCCCAAAGGTGCACAGAACtatggcagagctgtgggggaTTTACTCCAAACCTGTCCCAGCAGACAGCAGAGAGCTATGCACCTTgttcctgcagtgctcctgcattACAGCAGTGATAGGAGGCCTCTTCTACAACTGGATGTTTGCTTCCCTGGAGTACTCCTGGCACCTCTCCGTTGCCATAGCCATCTCCttcagcctgctgcttctcctgacTCTCTTTCTGGTGCATCCTGCCCGTTGTGTCTTCACCATGATCATGCCCACCTTAGGCACCAAGCAGGGCCGGAAGCTTCTCTTCTCCACCTGCATCATGATTGCGGTGGTGAACATAACACCCAACATCATAAGCAACATTAAAACCATACTGCAGGTCATCCAGTGCATCTGCAAGAACTCCTCTGACAGCCTTCTGAATTCAACTGCCCTGCTGCAGAAAGTTTCCTGGGAGTTTGCAGATGCAGTCCAAGAAGCCACTCATCCCATTTATAAGCCTATGAATGGACATGTTCACTTTTCATTGTTGCAGAACAGCTCCTTGATTTACCAAAAAATGCACCTTGCTGGTGAAAAAATTAGCAGAGAGTTCTTTTCTGTTGAGGTACTGGTCAAAGACTCAGTACGAGCAGCCAACAGAGTGGCTGCTGGATTCCTCATGCTCTATCTCTGCTTTGAGTCCACCTGGTATTTGAAAAATTATCTCACCAACCTCCGCTTTGACAATTTTTACATCACCAAGAAGCTGGAACGTttagccatggacagaagagCAGCTCATCTCCTGGTGGGCTCATCCAAAAAACTCATCAGACCAACAGGCTTGAAGCTGACCAGGGAGGAAGCGGTGCTGTGCCTCGTGCAGGCCATGCTGGTCACCGTGGCCCTGATGCtgatgctggtgctggtggCCATGGACCACTTTGCCTTCAGCGTGGCAGACACGGCGGTGAGAAAGGCAGCGCAGTTCTCTGCAGTGCCTGTCACTCTCAGCATCAAATACAAG GCTGAAATGAGAATCGTCCCCTTTCTATACAAACTTTTCTGGCGTCCTCCTGAGGCCTTGCTGCTCAGGGACTTCGACAAGACCTACCACCACCAGCTGATCTTCAGCTCTGCCCAGTGCAGGATcagcccccccgggccccccagcccctcagtgctgctggttgTGGGGCTGCTCTTCTGCATCCTCTACGGCTCCGcgctgctggagcccctggcGCGCCGCCTGTGCCGCGCCATCGCCGCCTCCTTCTTCCAGGGCCGCGAGGACGAGCGAGTGCTGCACCTCTACGGGAAACTGGCcaggaggcacagcagggagcaaAGCCCTGCCAAGGGTGCCTGGGGAAGCCAGGGGGATGGCTGCGTGGCTGGTACCACAGCACAGGCTTCGGCCGCGGGATCGCGCGTGTTGTTTTCCAGAGTTTGGGAAGTGTTCGGAGCTTgggaaaaaatactaaaaaaaaaccaacaaagccttaaaaaatcccaaccctaa
- the LOC135456398 gene encoding thyrotropin-releasing hormone receptor-like isoform X1, whose amino-acid sequence MDAGTMENGSASGNQSLGRMPRQPLELQVVTILLVLLICGVGIAGNAMVVLVVLRTKHMVTPTNCYLVSLAVADLIVLLAAGLPNISEVVASWVYGYAGCLCITYLQYLGINISAWSIAAFTVERYIAICHAIKAQLLCTVSRARRIIASLWLFTSLYCLMWFFLVDTTQVTFSDGAQVICGYRVSRNLYMPIYFLDFAVFYVIPLGLATVLYGLIARILFVSPLPGTPQQQHSFLGSVHLGSSLRLSGRGTRGALSSRRQVGAGCAGLGALTGVLAGREVPQCFVCLAGGSGEGLFAAKEPLKPCWGLVAWMGSPCFGWAWKSRTGLQMERQECKHFCWLINYWLPLRGGEGWVTSQTVSVHVNSDLKEQREGRTVFPWSPGCSHLGDQDAGSGGGPLCRAVAAVPHAGGGELLRGPSVPQHLVPPLLPPVHLPEQRHQPHHLQPHVTEVQGCLQEVVQVPGEECRAPCPVRHPGVLQCCEGLFSRQL is encoded by the exons ATGGATGCGGGCACGATGGAGAACGGCTCGGCCAGCGGCAACCAGAGCCTGGGCAGGATGCCCcggcagcccctggagctgcaggtggtcaccatcctgctggtgctgctcatcTGCGGCGTGGGCATCGCGGGCAACGccatggtggtgctggtggtgctgcGCACCAAGCACATGGTGACCCCCACCAACTGCTACCTGGTGAGCCTGGCCGTGGCCGACCTCATCGTGCTGCTGGCGGCCGGGCTGCCCAACATCTCCGAAGTGGTGGCTTCTTGGGTGTACGGCTACGCCGGCTGCCTCTGCATCACCTACCTGCAGTACCTGGGCATCAACATCTCGGCCTGGTCCATCGCCGCCTTCACGGTGGAGCGGTACATCGCCATCTGCCACGCCATCAAGGCGCAGCTCCTGTGCACCGTGTCCCGCGCCCGCCGCATCATCGCCTCGCTGTGGCTCTTCACCTCCCTCTATTGCCTCATGTGGTTCTTCCTGGTGGACACCACCCAGGTCACCTTCTCGGACGGGGCGCAGGTCATCTGCGGCTACCGGGTCTCCAGAAACCTTTACATGCCCATTTACTTCTTGGATTTTGCCGTCTTCTATGTCATCCCGCTGGGGCTGGCCACTGTCCTGTACGGCCTCATTGCCCGCATCCTGTTCGTGAGCCCCCTGCCCGGCActccgcagcagcagcactccttCCTGGGCTCCGTGCACCTGGGCAGCTCCCTCCGGCTCTCCGGCCGGGGCACCAGGGGCGCCCTGAGCTCCCGCAGGCAGGTAGGGGCTGGGTGTGCCGGGCTCGGGGCTTTGACGGGTGTTCTGGCTGGGAGAGAGGTGCCACAGTGCTTTGTTTGCCTTGCTGGAGGGAGTGGGGAGGGTTTGTTTGCTGCTAAGGAGCCCCTCAAGCCCTGCTGGGGTCTGGTAGCATGGATGGGCTCCCCCTGCTTTGGTTGGGCTTGGAAGAGCAGGACAGGGCTTCAGATGGAGAGGCAGGAGTGCAAGCACTTCTGCTGGCTTATTAATTACTGGTTGCCTCTCCGAGGAGGAGAGGGCTGGGTCACCTCTCAGACAGTGTCCGTGCATGTGAACTCAGATTTAAAGGAGCAAAGAGAAGGGAGAACTGTCTTCCCTTGGAGTCCTGGCTGCAGCCATCTAG GTGACCAAGATGCTGGCAGTGGTGGTGGCCCTCTTTGCCGTGCTGTGGCTGCCGTACCGCACGCTGGTGGTGGTGAACTCCTTCGTGGACCCTCCGTACCTCAACACCTGGTTCCTCCTCTTCTGCCGCCTGTGCATCTACCTGAACAGCGCCATCAACCCCATCATCTACAACCTCATGTCACAGAAGTTCAGGGCTGCCTTCAGGAAGTTGTACAAGTGCCAGGAGAAGAGTGCAGAGCACCCTGCCCCGTGCGCCACCCCGGTGTACTACAGTGCTGTGAAGGATTGTTCTCACGACAGCTCTGA
- the LOC135456398 gene encoding thyrotropin-releasing hormone receptor-like isoform X2, with protein MDAGTMENGSASGNQSLGRMPRQPLELQVVTILLVLLICGVGIAGNAMVVLVVLRTKHMVTPTNCYLVSLAVADLIVLLAAGLPNISEVVASWVYGYAGCLCITYLQYLGINISAWSIAAFTVERYIAICHAIKAQLLCTVSRARRIIASLWLFTSLYCLMWFFLVDTTQVTFSDGAQVICGYRVSRNLYMPIYFLDFAVFYVIPLGLATVLYGLIARILFVSPLPGTPQQQHSFLGSVHLGSSLRLSGRGTRGALSSRRQVTKMLAVVVALFAVLWLPYRTLVVVNSFVDPPYLNTWFLLFCRLCIYLNSAINPIIYNLMSQKFRAAFRKLYKCQEKSAEHPAPCATPVYYSAVKDCSHDSSEHNLTEQEDLSRLPAPAKKNKQIL; from the exons ATGGATGCGGGCACGATGGAGAACGGCTCGGCCAGCGGCAACCAGAGCCTGGGCAGGATGCCCcggcagcccctggagctgcaggtggtcaccatcctgctggtgctgctcatcTGCGGCGTGGGCATCGCGGGCAACGccatggtggtgctggtggtgctgcGCACCAAGCACATGGTGACCCCCACCAACTGCTACCTGGTGAGCCTGGCCGTGGCCGACCTCATCGTGCTGCTGGCGGCCGGGCTGCCCAACATCTCCGAAGTGGTGGCTTCTTGGGTGTACGGCTACGCCGGCTGCCTCTGCATCACCTACCTGCAGTACCTGGGCATCAACATCTCGGCCTGGTCCATCGCCGCCTTCACGGTGGAGCGGTACATCGCCATCTGCCACGCCATCAAGGCGCAGCTCCTGTGCACCGTGTCCCGCGCCCGCCGCATCATCGCCTCGCTGTGGCTCTTCACCTCCCTCTATTGCCTCATGTGGTTCTTCCTGGTGGACACCACCCAGGTCACCTTCTCGGACGGGGCGCAGGTCATCTGCGGCTACCGGGTCTCCAGAAACCTTTACATGCCCATTTACTTCTTGGATTTTGCCGTCTTCTATGTCATCCCGCTGGGGCTGGCCACTGTCCTGTACGGCCTCATTGCCCGCATCCTGTTCGTGAGCCCCCTGCCCGGCActccgcagcagcagcactccttCCTGGGCTCCGTGCACCTGGGCAGCTCCCTCCGGCTCTCCGGCCGGGGCACCAGGGGCGCCCTGAGCTCCCGCAGGCAG GTGACCAAGATGCTGGCAGTGGTGGTGGCCCTCTTTGCCGTGCTGTGGCTGCCGTACCGCACGCTGGTGGTGGTGAACTCCTTCGTGGACCCTCCGTACCTCAACACCTGGTTCCTCCTCTTCTGCCGCCTGTGCATCTACCTGAACAGCGCCATCAACCCCATCATCTACAACCTCATGTCACAGAAGTTCAGGGCTGCCTTCAGGAAGTTGTACAAGTGCCAGGAGAAGAGTGCAGAGCACCCTGCCCCGTGCGCCACCCCGGTGTACTACAGTGCTGTGAAGGATTGTTCTCACGACAGCTCTGAGCACAACCTCACCGAGCAGGAGGATCTGAGCAGGCTCCCTGCACCTGCAAAGAAGAATAAACAAATCCTGTGA